A section of the Arabiibacter massiliensis genome encodes:
- a CDS encoding sodium-translocating pyrophosphatase, which translates to MAPVCALIGICMAGYLGSWVLKQDPGPDKMNNISLKIQQGAKAFLMSEYKLLVIFMVIVGVIMAVFLSPITALAFVTGGVMSAAAGYVGMHVATRANTRTAHAAEESVAKALNISFKSGLTMGLCVASFALLGLSLWLCLLVFGIDIVEVAQMHENIGMVEGFATGASAVALFARVGGGIYTKAADVGADLVGKVEAGIPEDDPRNPATIADNVGDNVGDVAGMGADLFESYTGAILAPTILAATFGALGGYFATGDLVWALVTPVIIAGCGIITSIIGLFAVRAKEGAALHKALNRGTYVAAGIEVVVIFCLFLVWSSQSVDAQPLWLFGSVLCGLLAGLAIGKITEYFCSDKYKPVHKIADAADTGAATVIIEGIGTGMLSTIAPIILVALAIIGAFTFGNLAFPMASAEGGIAVGLFGVGLAATGMLSNTAITIGVDAYGPVADNAGGIAEMAGLPEEVRDRTDALDAVGNTTAAIAKGFAIASAGLSAISLFVSYQATMHHAIPEFELTLTDPLIVAGIFIGAMMPFMFAALTMGAVSRAAHAMVEEVRRQFREIKGIMTYEAEPEYDKCVGISTSSALREMMLPGILAIIVPVAIGCFNPAMLGGFLAGAVATGMLMAIFMSNAGGAWDNAKKYIEQGNHGGKGSEAHKAAVVGDTVGDPFKDTSGPSMNILINLMTIVSLTFAPLFIMIQGMF; encoded by the coding sequence ATGGCTCCCGTGTGCGCCTTGATAGGCATCTGCATGGCGGGCTACCTCGGTTCCTGGGTGCTCAAGCAGGACCCGGGCCCGGACAAGATGAACAACATCTCGCTCAAGATCCAGCAGGGCGCCAAGGCGTTCCTCATGAGCGAGTACAAGCTGCTCGTCATCTTCATGGTGATCGTGGGCGTGATCATGGCGGTGTTCCTGTCGCCCATCACGGCGCTCGCGTTCGTCACCGGCGGCGTCATGTCGGCCGCGGCGGGCTACGTGGGCATGCATGTGGCCACGCGCGCGAACACCCGCACGGCGCATGCCGCCGAGGAGTCGGTGGCCAAGGCGCTCAATATCAGCTTCAAGTCGGGCCTCACCATGGGGCTCTGCGTGGCGTCGTTCGCGCTGCTGGGCCTGTCGCTGTGGCTGTGCCTGCTCGTGTTCGGCATCGACATCGTCGAAGTGGCCCAGATGCACGAGAACATCGGCATGGTGGAGGGCTTCGCCACCGGCGCTTCCGCTGTTGCGCTGTTCGCCCGTGTGGGCGGCGGCATCTACACGAAGGCGGCCGACGTGGGCGCCGATCTCGTGGGCAAGGTCGAAGCGGGCATTCCGGAGGACGACCCTCGCAACCCGGCCACCATCGCCGACAACGTGGGCGACAACGTGGGCGACGTCGCGGGCATGGGCGCCGACCTGTTCGAGAGCTACACGGGCGCCATCCTGGCCCCCACCATCCTGGCGGCCACGTTCGGGGCGCTCGGCGGCTACTTCGCCACGGGCGATCTGGTGTGGGCGCTCGTCACGCCGGTGATCATCGCCGGATGCGGCATCATCACGTCCATCATCGGCCTGTTCGCCGTGCGCGCCAAGGAGGGCGCGGCGCTGCACAAGGCCCTGAACCGCGGCACGTATGTGGCGGCCGGCATCGAGGTCGTCGTGATCTTCTGCCTGTTCCTCGTGTGGAGCTCCCAGTCCGTCGACGCGCAGCCGCTGTGGCTGTTCGGCTCGGTGCTGTGCGGCCTGCTGGCGGGCCTCGCCATCGGCAAGATCACCGAGTACTTCTGCTCCGACAAGTACAAGCCGGTGCATAAGATCGCGGACGCCGCCGACACCGGCGCGGCCACGGTCATCATCGAGGGCATCGGCACGGGGATGCTCTCCACCATCGCCCCCATCATCCTGGTGGCGCTCGCCATCATCGGCGCGTTCACGTTCGGCAACCTGGCCTTCCCGATGGCCTCCGCCGAGGGCGGCATCGCGGTGGGCCTGTTCGGCGTGGGTCTGGCCGCCACGGGCATGCTGTCCAACACGGCCATCACCATCGGCGTGGACGCCTACGGCCCCGTGGCCGACAACGCGGGCGGCATCGCCGAGATGGCGGGCCTGCCCGAGGAGGTGCGCGACCGCACCGACGCCCTCGACGCCGTGGGCAACACGACGGCCGCCATCGCGAAGGGCTTCGCCATCGCCTCCGCCGGCCTGTCGGCTATCTCGCTGTTCGTGTCGTACCAGGCCACGATGCACCATGCCATCCCTGAGTTCGAGCTGACGCTCACCGACCCGCTCATCGTGGCCGGCATCTTCATCGGCGCCATGATGCCGTTCATGTTCGCGGCTTTGACGATGGGCGCGGTGTCGCGCGCGGCCCACGCCATGGTGGAGGAGGTGCGCCGCCAGTTCCGCGAGATCAAGGGCATCATGACCTACGAGGCCGAGCCCGAGTACGACAAGTGCGTGGGCATCTCCACGTCCTCGGCGCTGCGCGAGATGATGCTGCCCGGCATCCTGGCCATCATCGTGCCGGTTGCCATCGGCTGCTTCAACCCGGCCATGCTCGGCGGCTTTCTGGCCGGCGCCGTGGCCACGGGCATGCTCATGGCCATCTTCATGTCCAACGCCGGCGGCGCGTGGGACAACGCGAAGAAGTACATCGAGCAGGGCAACCACGGCGGCAAGGGCTCCGAGGCCCACAAGGCGGCCGTGGTGGGCGACACCGTGGGCGATCCGTTCAAGGACACCTCGGGCCCGTCCATGAACATCCTCATCAACCTGATGACCATCGTGTCGCTGACCTTCGCCCCGCTGTTCATCATGATCCAGGGCATGTTCTAA
- the gdhA gene encoding NADP-specific glutamate dehydrogenase, protein MSYVERVIEQVKAKNPNEPEFIQAVTEVLTSLEPVIESNPAYEKAALLERIVEPERVIMFRVPWTDDEGQVHVNRGYRVEYNSCLGPYKGGLRLHPSVNLGIIKFLGFEQIFKNSLTTLPMGGGKGGSDFDPKGKSDLEVMRFCQSFMTELQRHIGADTDVPAGDIGTGAREIGFMFGQYKRIKNVWEGVLTGKGLSYGGSLARTEATGYGLVYFVQEYLNCHDDSFEGKTVAVSGSGNVAIYATQKAQQLGAKVVTLSDSTGWIHDPAGIDVALVKQIKEVERGRISEYAKRKDGVEYHDGRGVWSVPVDIALPCATQNELLIEDAKQLVEGGVKIVAEGANMPTTMDATDYLMENGVVFCPGKAANAGGVATSGLEMSQNSERLSWTFEEVDAKLQGIMKNIYHAADDAAREFGHEGNYVIGANIAGFKKLADAMMAQGVV, encoded by the coding sequence ATGAGCTACGTCGAACGCGTCATCGAGCAGGTGAAGGCCAAGAACCCGAACGAACCGGAGTTCATCCAGGCCGTCACCGAGGTGCTCACGTCCCTTGAGCCGGTGATCGAGTCCAATCCGGCCTACGAGAAGGCGGCGCTGCTCGAGCGCATCGTCGAACCGGAACGCGTCATCATGTTCCGCGTGCCGTGGACCGACGACGAGGGCCAAGTGCACGTGAACCGCGGGTACCGCGTGGAGTACAACAGCTGCCTCGGGCCCTACAAGGGCGGCCTGCGCCTGCACCCGTCGGTGAACCTCGGCATCATCAAGTTCCTCGGCTTCGAGCAGATCTTCAAGAACAGCCTGACCACGCTGCCCATGGGCGGCGGCAAGGGCGGCAGCGACTTCGACCCGAAGGGCAAGTCCGACCTGGAGGTCATGCGCTTCTGCCAGAGCTTCATGACCGAGCTGCAGCGCCACATTGGCGCCGACACCGACGTGCCGGCCGGCGACATCGGCACGGGCGCGCGCGAGATCGGCTTCATGTTCGGCCAGTACAAGCGCATCAAGAACGTGTGGGAGGGCGTGCTCACGGGCAAGGGCCTCTCCTACGGCGGCTCGCTCGCGCGCACCGAGGCCACCGGCTACGGCCTGGTGTACTTCGTGCAGGAGTACCTGAACTGCCACGACGACTCCTTCGAGGGCAAGACCGTGGCCGTGTCCGGCTCCGGCAACGTGGCCATCTACGCCACGCAGAAGGCCCAGCAGCTCGGCGCCAAGGTGGTCACGCTCTCCGACTCCACCGGCTGGATCCACGATCCGGCGGGCATCGACGTGGCCCTGGTCAAGCAGATCAAGGAAGTCGAGCGCGGCCGCATCTCCGAGTACGCCAAGCGCAAGGACGGCGTGGAGTACCACGACGGCCGCGGCGTGTGGAGCGTGCCCGTGGACATCGCGCTGCCCTGCGCCACGCAGAACGAGCTCCTCATCGAGGACGCGAAGCAGCTCGTGGAGGGCGGCGTGAAGATCGTGGCCGAGGGCGCCAACATGCCCACCACGATGGACGCCACTGACTACCTCATGGAGAACGGCGTGGTGTTCTGCCCCGGCAAGGCCGCCAACGCCGGCGGCGTGGCGACGTCCGGCCTGGAGATGTCGCAGAACTCCGAGCGTCTCTCCTGGACGTTCGAGGAAGTGGACGCGAAGCTCCAGGGCATCATGAAGAACATCTACCACGCGGCCGACGACGCGGCCCGCGAGTTCGGCCACGAGGGCAACTACGTCATAGGCGCGAACATCGCCGGCTTCAAGAAGCTCGCCGACGCCATGATGGCCCAGGGCGTGGTGTAG
- a CDS encoding bifunctional oligoribonuclease/PAP phosphatase NrnA, whose protein sequence is MAVTPQTNTSLASIAEALREHDDFVVCGHVSPDGDCIGSQLALAVALRSIGKRAACLLAKDEAPDARLAFLPGFDELVFAGSFDGAARTFVAVDVPTRERIGEHAAALRDACGLSVVVDHHAVDSTMADLTYVDPAAASTTMLVWELAGLLGADRSGDVALCCYTGLVTDTGRFQYQNTDAAAMRAASEMVEAGADPAAVSRAIFQNRSLPSVRLESIAVERMRFGAGGACALSWISHDDFEAVGASKADAEPIIDALRSVAGVRVACMLREQGDAVRGSLRAKDGTDVAAVARSFGGGGHVAAAGFTLECPLPEAVAVVERALEEALES, encoded by the coding sequence ATGGCGGTCACGCCCCAGACGAACACCAGCCTCGCCTCAATCGCCGAGGCGCTGAGGGAACATGACGACTTCGTCGTGTGCGGGCACGTGAGCCCCGACGGCGACTGCATCGGCTCGCAGCTCGCGCTGGCCGTCGCGCTCAGGAGCATCGGCAAGCGCGCCGCGTGCCTGCTCGCCAAGGACGAGGCGCCCGATGCGCGGCTCGCGTTTTTGCCGGGCTTCGACGAGCTCGTGTTCGCGGGCTCGTTCGACGGCGCGGCGCGCACGTTCGTGGCCGTCGACGTGCCCACGCGCGAGCGCATCGGCGAGCACGCGGCCGCGCTGCGCGACGCGTGCGGCCTGTCGGTCGTCGTGGACCACCACGCGGTGGACTCCACGATGGCCGACCTCACCTACGTCGATCCCGCCGCCGCCTCCACCACGATGCTCGTGTGGGAGCTCGCCGGGCTCCTCGGCGCCGACCGGTCGGGCGACGTGGCGCTGTGCTGCTACACCGGCCTCGTCACCGACACGGGGCGCTTCCAGTACCAGAACACCGACGCCGCCGCCATGCGGGCCGCGTCGGAGATGGTGGAGGCGGGGGCCGATCCGGCCGCGGTGTCGCGCGCCATCTTCCAGAACCGCTCGCTGCCCTCGGTGCGGCTCGAGAGCATCGCCGTGGAGCGCATGCGCTTCGGCGCGGGCGGGGCGTGCGCGCTCAGCTGGATCTCGCACGACGACTTCGAGGCCGTCGGCGCATCGAAGGCCGACGCGGAGCCCATCATCGACGCGCTGCGCTCGGTGGCCGGCGTGCGCGTGGCGTGCATGCTGCGCGAGCAGGGCGACGCCGTGCGCGGCAGCCTGCGCGCCAAGGACGGCACCGACGTGGCGGCCGTCGCGCGCTCGTTCGGCGGCGGGGGGCACGTGGCGGCCGCGGGCTTCACGCTGGAGTGCCCGCTTCCCGAGGCGGTCGCCGTCGTGGAGCGCGCGCTCGAGGAGGCGCTCGAGTCGTGA
- a CDS encoding DUF188 domain-containing protein, which yields MKPTVYIDADACPVTVEALAVARACGVPAVIAGNSTQNLARHIRRGDPRTPRDGFWVDTLPVGVGADAADFAIVQELSPGDIVVTQDIGLAAMALGRAARAIGVRGRVYTLATIDLDMHIRHEEKKVRRQGGRTRGPAPFEDDDRERFAANLRRLVEESQRDER from the coding sequence ATGAAGCCCACTGTCTACATCGACGCGGATGCGTGCCCGGTCACAGTCGAGGCGCTCGCGGTCGCGCGCGCGTGCGGGGTGCCCGCCGTCATCGCGGGCAACTCGACGCAGAACCTGGCGCGCCACATCCGACGCGGCGACCCGCGCACGCCGCGCGACGGGTTCTGGGTGGACACGCTGCCCGTGGGCGTGGGGGCCGACGCGGCCGACTTCGCCATCGTGCAGGAGCTCTCGCCGGGAGATATCGTGGTCACGCAGGACATCGGCCTAGCGGCCATGGCGCTCGGGCGCGCCGCGCGGGCCATCGGCGTGCGCGGGCGCGTGTACACGCTGGCGACCATCGACCTCGACATGCACATCCGCCATGAGGAGAAGAAGGTGCGCCGCCAGGGCGGCCGCACGCGCGGCCCCGCCCCCTTCGAGGACGACGACCGCGAGCGCTTCGCCGCGAACCTGCGCCGCCTCGTGGAGGAGTCGCAGCGCGACGAGCGCTGA
- a CDS encoding DUF2130 domain-containing protein, with amino-acid sequence MNEIKCPRCGEAFQVDEAGFAAILKQVRDAEFDKEVRRHEELLASEKEQAVQLAVAKALATAQGEASGKEARIAELEARLAAEKREREAQERLAQAERERALADAAAAKDARIAELQQQVKAQKDTFEAQKLLAVEQARAALERERDELAAQVKLKEAERFQCETALKEQMAVELKAKDEIIAYRESEIERYKDMKARLSTKLVGESLEQHCEVEFNKLRAAAFPRAYFEKDNDQSGGSKGDFIFRECDEDGNEIVSIMFEMKNESDDPLYHHKNEEFFKKLDADRAKKGCEYAVLVTLLEPESELYNQGIVDMSYRFEKMYVIRPQFFIPMISILRNAALNSMAYKAELAVVRDQNIDITNFEEQMETFKAGFARNFDLASRKFQTAIDEIDKTITHLQKTKEALLSSENNLRLANNKAQDLTIKRLTRKNPTMKAAFEALAAERDEGDDDES; translated from the coding sequence ATGAACGAGATCAAGTGCCCCCGATGCGGGGAGGCGTTCCAGGTTGACGAGGCCGGCTTCGCGGCAATCTTGAAGCAGGTGCGCGACGCGGAGTTCGACAAGGAGGTGCGCCGCCACGAGGAGCTGCTGGCCTCCGAGAAGGAGCAGGCCGTGCAGCTGGCCGTGGCGAAGGCGCTCGCCACGGCGCAGGGCGAAGCGTCGGGCAAGGAGGCCCGCATCGCCGAGCTCGAGGCGCGCCTCGCGGCCGAGAAGCGCGAGCGCGAGGCGCAGGAGCGCCTGGCCCAGGCCGAGCGCGAGCGGGCCCTCGCCGACGCGGCGGCAGCCAAGGACGCGCGCATCGCAGAGCTCCAGCAGCAGGTGAAGGCGCAGAAGGACACCTTCGAGGCCCAGAAGCTCCTGGCCGTGGAGCAGGCGCGCGCGGCGCTCGAGCGCGAGCGCGACGAGCTGGCGGCCCAGGTGAAACTCAAGGAGGCCGAGCGGTTCCAGTGCGAGACCGCCCTCAAGGAGCAGATGGCCGTCGAGCTCAAGGCCAAAGACGAAATCATCGCCTACCGGGAGAGCGAGATCGAACGCTACAAGGACATGAAGGCGCGCCTGTCCACGAAGCTCGTGGGCGAGTCGCTCGAGCAGCACTGCGAGGTGGAGTTCAACAAGCTGCGCGCCGCGGCGTTCCCGCGCGCGTACTTCGAGAAGGACAACGACCAGTCCGGCGGCAGCAAGGGCGACTTCATCTTCCGCGAATGCGACGAGGACGGCAACGAGATCGTCTCCATCATGTTCGAGATGAAGAACGAGTCCGACGACCCGCTGTACCACCACAAGAACGAGGAGTTCTTCAAGAAGCTGGACGCCGACCGCGCGAAGAAGGGCTGCGAGTACGCGGTGCTGGTGACGCTTTTGGAGCCGGAGAGCGAGCTGTACAACCAGGGCATCGTGGACATGTCGTACCGCTTCGAGAAGATGTACGTCATCCGCCCGCAGTTCTTCATCCCGATGATCTCCATCCTGCGCAACGCCGCGCTGAACTCGATGGCGTACAAGGCGGAGCTCGCCGTCGTGCGCGACCAGAACATCGATATCACGAACTTCGAGGAGCAGATGGAGACGTTCAAGGCGGGCTTCGCGCGCAACTTCGACCTGGCCAGCCGCAAGTTCCAGACGGCCATCGATGAGATCGACAAGACCATCACGCACCTGCAGAAGACCAAGGAGGCGCTGCTGTCCTCCGAGAACAACCTGCGCCTGGCCAACAACAAAGCCCAGGACCTCACCATCAAGCGCCTGACCAGGAAGAACCCCACCATGAAGGCCGCGTTCGAGGCGCTTGCGGCCGAGCGGGACGAGGGGGACGATGACGAGTCGTAA
- the ribF gene encoding riboflavin biosynthesis protein RibF, translating to MAEIYRIDGSFDHGFFEGTSCAFGVFDGVHQGHRFLLGCARETAERSGGASVALTFDIDPDEVFHPERLKKLMTNEERLAMLASTGVDAVCVLPFTREFAASTPAEFLVQTFDGTVPAYLHVGFDFKFGARARGTVEDLDVWGAAGGTKVQAHGLKSEDGAPITATRIRLLLADGDVEEAARLLGRPYFMTGTVRPGRGEGADFGFRTANLVVPDQLRPLGDGVYAAWAEVDGARYKAAVNVGVPATFADRSTATCEVHLLDFEGDLYGKPVKVEFFHWLREMRKFDDVDELIATVQGNIQWVRDNL from the coding sequence GTGGCAGAGATCTATAGGATCGACGGATCGTTCGACCATGGGTTCTTCGAAGGCACGTCGTGTGCGTTCGGCGTGTTCGACGGCGTGCATCAGGGGCATCGGTTCCTCCTCGGCTGCGCGCGGGAGACGGCCGAGCGCTCGGGAGGGGCGAGCGTGGCGCTCACGTTCGATATCGATCCCGACGAGGTGTTCCATCCCGAGCGCCTGAAGAAGCTCATGACCAACGAGGAGCGCCTCGCCATGCTGGCGTCCACCGGTGTGGACGCGGTGTGCGTGCTGCCGTTCACCCGCGAGTTCGCGGCCTCGACGCCGGCGGAGTTCCTCGTGCAGACCTTCGACGGCACGGTGCCGGCGTATCTGCACGTGGGCTTCGACTTCAAGTTCGGCGCGCGGGCGCGCGGCACGGTGGAGGACCTCGACGTGTGGGGCGCGGCGGGCGGCACGAAGGTGCAGGCCCACGGCTTGAAGAGCGAGGACGGCGCGCCCATCACCGCCACGCGCATCCGGCTGCTTCTGGCCGACGGCGACGTCGAGGAGGCGGCCCGCCTGCTCGGACGGCCGTACTTCATGACCGGCACCGTGCGGCCCGGACGGGGGGAGGGGGCCGACTTCGGGTTCCGCACGGCCAACCTCGTCGTGCCCGACCAGCTGCGCCCGCTCGGCGACGGCGTGTACGCGGCATGGGCCGAGGTGGACGGCGCGCGCTACAAGGCTGCTGTCAACGTAGGCGTGCCCGCCACGTTCGCCGACCGCTCCACCGCCACCTGCGAGGTGCACCTGCTCGACTTCGAAGGCGACCTCTACGGCAAGCCGGTGAAGGTGGAGTTCTTCCACTGGCTCCGGGAGATGCGCAAGTTCGACGACGTGGACGAGCTCATCGCCACCGTGCAGGGCAACATCCAATGGGTGCGCGACAACCTGTAG
- the truB gene encoding tRNA pseudouridine(55) synthase TruB, whose amino-acid sequence MKRGESGLSLVVGVDKPAGMSSHDVVNRCRRIFGERRVGHTGTLDPLATGVLPVCVGPATRLGAYLTGHDKRYRVRIAFGAGTDTDDAMGRVVRTGAVPDRVLDPDFARGFVAGLVGARKQLPPAYSAIKVDGRKSYEAARQGAIIDLKPRDIVVHEARLLGVDEGPAGEAPSWDVEFHVSKGTYIRALARDAGVALGCPAHVAALERTALGLLVLEECVSLEALEELKDRAALDPVRLLGVRFAYVRDELAAKAANGAPFAPADLPLFERRRASAAAEMCACTAGVRESCEPARAGELVAVIADNRLVALYDYDEARARFQARCVFQTGVSRGRDL is encoded by the coding sequence GTGAAGCGGGGCGAATCGGGCCTGTCGCTCGTCGTGGGCGTGGACAAGCCGGCGGGCATGAGCTCGCACGACGTGGTGAACCGCTGCCGCCGCATCTTCGGAGAGCGGCGCGTGGGGCACACCGGCACGCTCGACCCCCTGGCCACCGGCGTGCTGCCGGTGTGCGTGGGGCCCGCTACGCGCCTGGGCGCGTATCTGACCGGGCATGACAAGCGCTACCGGGTGCGCATCGCCTTCGGCGCGGGCACCGACACCGACGACGCCATGGGGCGCGTCGTGCGCACGGGCGCGGTGCCGGACCGCGTGCTCGACCCGGACTTCGCCCGCGGGTTCGTCGCGGGCCTCGTCGGCGCGCGCAAGCAGCTGCCGCCGGCGTACTCGGCCATCAAGGTGGACGGGAGGAAGTCCTACGAGGCGGCGCGGCAGGGCGCCATCATCGACCTCAAACCGCGCGATATCGTGGTGCACGAGGCGCGCCTGCTGGGCGTGGACGAGGGGCCGGCGGGCGAGGCGCCCTCCTGGGACGTGGAGTTCCACGTGTCGAAAGGCACCTACATCCGCGCGCTTGCGCGGGACGCGGGCGTGGCGCTCGGGTGTCCTGCCCACGTGGCCGCGCTCGAGCGGACGGCGCTGGGGCTGCTCGTGCTCGAGGAGTGCGTGAGCCTCGAGGCGCTTGAGGAGCTCAAGGACCGCGCGGCGCTCGACCCGGTGCGCCTGCTCGGCGTCCGGTTCGCCTACGTCCGCGACGAGCTGGCGGCGAAGGCGGCCAACGGCGCCCCGTTCGCGCCGGCCGACCTGCCGCTGTTCGAGCGCAGGCGCGCCTCGGCCGCCGCGGAGATGTGCGCCTGCACGGCGGGCGTGCGCGAGAGCTGCGAGCCTGCGCGGGCCGGCGAGCTCGTCGCTGTCATCGCTGACAACCGGCTCGTCGCGCTGTACGACTACGATGAGGCGCGCGCCCGCTTCCAGGCGCGCTGCGTGTTCCAAACGGGGGTGTCTCGTGGCAGAGATCTATAG
- the rbfA gene encoding 30S ribosome-binding factor RbfA, with protein MKQSSSNRKVNEQAREVIASILLFEISDPRLELVTITGCEVSYDRSVCNVFYTTEPERYEDVAAAFQKASGRIRSLMARKLSWRVAPELRFLLDTSVDQAERIASALQRDAHRSKIEAPTDSDVPADADGFADREALAAAQDSDE; from the coding sequence ATGAAGCAGAGTTCTTCCAACCGCAAGGTGAACGAGCAGGCGCGCGAGGTGATCGCGAGCATCCTGTTGTTCGAGATATCCGATCCGCGCCTGGAGCTCGTGACCATCACGGGCTGCGAGGTGAGCTACGACCGTAGCGTGTGCAACGTGTTCTACACCACCGAGCCCGAGCGCTACGAGGACGTGGCCGCGGCGTTCCAGAAGGCCTCGGGGCGCATCCGCTCGCTCATGGCGCGCAAGCTCTCGTGGCGCGTGGCGCCCGAGCTGCGCTTCCTTCTGGACACGAGCGTCGACCAGGCCGAACGCATCGCCTCGGCGCTGCAGCGCGACGCGCATCGCAGCAAGATCGAGGCACCGACGGACAGCGACGTGCCGGCCGACGCAGACGGGTTCGCCGACCGCGAGGCGCTCGCGGCGGCGCAGGACAGCGACGAGTAG